From Cellulomonas chengniuliangii, the proteins below share one genomic window:
- a CDS encoding cation transporter — protein sequence MSAALTAERRATLHRRVRGIVAFTITYNVIEAVVAITAGSLASSAALIGFGLDSVIEVASAAAVAWQFTRADPERWEKTTVKAIAIAFFALAAYVSIDAVLNLAGVGEVDHSPLGIGIATASLLIMPALAWFEIRTGRELGSRSVQADAKQLLLCCYLSGAVLVGLLANTLFGWGWADSVAALVVAVLAVREGLEAWGGELESPFEVLEGLDEDDVAQHAD from the coding sequence ATGAGCGCCGCCCTCACCGCCGAGCGGCGCGCCACGCTGCACCGCCGCGTGCGGGGCATCGTCGCGTTCACGATCACCTACAACGTCATCGAGGCCGTCGTGGCGATCACGGCGGGCTCGCTGGCGTCCTCCGCGGCGCTCATCGGGTTCGGGCTCGACTCGGTGATCGAGGTCGCCTCCGCCGCAGCGGTGGCGTGGCAGTTCACCCGCGCGGACCCCGAGCGATGGGAGAAGACGACCGTCAAGGCGATCGCGATCGCCTTCTTCGCGCTGGCCGCCTACGTGAGCATCGACGCCGTGCTGAACCTGGCCGGCGTGGGCGAGGTCGACCACAGCCCGCTCGGCATCGGCATCGCCACCGCCAGCCTGCTGATCATGCCGGCGCTGGCCTGGTTCGAGATCCGCACCGGCCGCGAGCTCGGGTCGCGCTCCGTGCAGGCCGACGCGAAGCAGCTCCTGCTCTGCTGCTACCTGTCCGGCGCGGTGCTCGTGGGACTCCTGGCGAACACCCTGTTCGGGTGGGGCTGGGCCGACTCGGTCGCCGCGCTCGTCGTCGCCGTGCTCGCGGTGCGCGAGGGACTCGAGGCGTGGGGCGGCGAGCTCGAGTCGCCGTTCGAGGTGTTGGAGGGCCTGGACGAGGACGACGTGGCGCAGCACGCGGACTAG
- the cmtR gene encoding Cd(II)/Pb(II)-sensing metalloregulatory transcriptional regulator CmtR produces the protein MLTIASRLDVMNRLGRAMADPTRSRILMSLLEGPNYPAVLACELDLTRSNVSNHLTCLRDCGIVVGVPEGRQTRYEISDHRLATALTLLLDVTLAVDEGAPCLDDACTSPGCDQESAR, from the coding sequence GTGCTGACCATTGCCTCGCGCCTCGACGTGATGAACCGGTTGGGCCGCGCCATGGCCGACCCGACCCGCTCGCGGATCCTGATGAGCCTGCTGGAGGGCCCGAACTACCCGGCAGTCCTGGCGTGCGAGCTCGACCTGACCAGGTCGAACGTCTCGAACCACCTGACGTGCCTGCGTGACTGCGGCATCGTCGTCGGCGTGCCCGAGGGTCGCCAGACCCGGTACGAGATCAGCGACCACCGGCTGGCCACCGCGCTGACGCTGCTGCTCGACGTCACGCTCGCGGTGGACGAGGGCGCCCCCTGCCTCGACGACGCCTGCACGTCGCCCGGCTGCGACCAGGAGAGCGCACGATGA
- a CDS encoding IS3 family transposase (programmed frameshift) — translation MAAPRKYPEELRERAIRMAVDARRDPATRVGALRRIGDQLGINPETLWNWVTQAEVDAGDRPGTSTSDAQRLAELERENRELRRSNAILRSASGFLRGGARPPTTVIVQYIDGHKSRFGVEPICRELQVAPSTYYAARSRPPAARSVGDAELTRVLTVEHAANYGVYGARKMWKHLHRLGHPVGRCRVGRLMRAADLHGAVRGRVKRTTIPGKDGCRAGDLVNRAFTARVPNQLWVADFTYVRTWAGFTYVAFIIDVFSRMIVGWKADTTMRADLVTDTLEMAVWSRGRAGVTDLAGLIHQTDAGAQYVSLALTERLAALGMRASIGTVGDAYDNALAESTIGLFKTELIRRRGPWRTLDDVEIATLEWVDWFNNRRLHTELGDIPPAEHETVYYRQNPASTTLETREPSLH, via the exons ATGGCAGCACCGAGGAAGTACCCCGAGGAGCTTCGGGAGCGAGCGATCAGGATGGCGGTCGACGCGCGGCGTGATCCCGCAACGCGGGTCGGAGCGCTGCGCCGGATCGGTGACCAGCTCGGGATCAACCCCGAGACGTTGTGGAACTGGGTCACCCAGGCCGAGGTCGACGCCGGCGACCGACCCGGGACGAGCACGTCGGACGCGCAGCGCCTCGCCGAGCTCGAGCGGGAGAACCGTGAGCTTCGCCGATCCAACGCGATCTTGCGGTCGGCGTCGG GCTTTCTTCGCGGCGGAGCTCGACCGCCCACAACGGTGATCGTGCAGTACATCGACGGCCACAAGTCCCGGTTCGGGGTCGAGCCGATCTGCAGGGAGCTGCAGGTCGCCCCGAGCACCTACTACGCGGCCAGGTCGCGCCCGCCCGCGGCGCGGTCAGTCGGGGACGCAGAGCTGACCCGCGTCCTCACCGTCGAGCATGCGGCGAACTACGGGGTCTACGGGGCCCGGAAGATGTGGAAGCACCTGCACCGCCTCGGCCACCCGGTCGGGCGCTGCCGGGTCGGGCGGCTGATGCGGGCCGCTGACCTGCACGGAGCCGTCCGCGGCCGCGTGAAGCGGACCACGATCCCAGGCAAAGACGGGTGCCGCGCGGGTGACCTGGTCAACCGCGCGTTCACCGCGAGGGTCCCGAACCAGCTGTGGGTCGCTGACTTCACCTACGTGCGGACGTGGGCCGGGTTCACCTACGTCGCGTTCATCATCGACGTGTTCTCCAGGATGATCGTGGGCTGGAAGGCCGACACCACGATGCGCGCCGACCTGGTCACCGACACCCTGGAGATGGCCGTGTGGTCCCGCGGCCGCGCCGGCGTCACCGACCTGGCCGGCCTGATCCACCAGACGGACGCGGGCGCCCAATACGTCAGCCTGGCGCTGACCGAGCGGCTCGCAGCCCTCGGGATGCGGGCCTCGATCGGGACCGTCGGCGACGCCTACGACAACGCCCTGGCCGAGTCCACGATCGGGCTGTTCAAGACCGAGCTAATCCGCCGCCGCGGACCTTGGCGGACCTTGGACGACGTCGAGATCGCGACCCTGGAGTGGGTCGACTGGTTCAACAACCGGCGCCTGCACACCGAGCTCGGCGACATCCCACCCGCCGAGCACGAGACCGTCTACTACCGTCAGAACCCAGCCTCGACGACGCTGGAAACCAGAGAACCGAGCCTCCACTGA
- a CDS encoding DUF1643 domain-containing protein, protein MTVLADSPPAGFADDRHQSARPSPPPHDQLRHVAQFAGSAPVVLCAVLATPPLTSGVRTRRQVELVAELLGCDVVMIANLCDAASQDLRGMRAVAAEAAPWMRARSSLQEALAASTMVLAGWGVAKPSGLAAQHQRQQLAWLSTAIEGAGHSTAWCVGGQPRHPSRWHQYVSDRHGRTHGGSSAERLREVLVAVPVRDVTRA, encoded by the coding sequence GTGACCGTTTTAGCCGATTCCCCACCAGCCGGTTTCGCCGACGACCGGCACCAATCTGCACGGCCCTCGCCGCCGCCGCACGACCAACTTCGGCACGTCGCGCAGTTTGCGGGGAGCGCTCCCGTTGTCCTGTGCGCTGTTCTAGCTACACCCCCGCTCACGAGCGGCGTACGAACCCGCCGGCAGGTGGAGCTTGTCGCCGAGTTGCTGGGCTGCGACGTGGTGATGATCGCAAACCTCTGTGATGCCGCTTCTCAAGATCTGCGCGGGATGCGGGCTGTGGCGGCCGAAGCGGCACCTTGGATGAGGGCGCGGTCATCGCTGCAGGAAGCTCTCGCAGCTTCGACCATGGTCTTGGCCGGATGGGGAGTGGCCAAGCCGTCCGGCTTAGCGGCTCAGCATCAGCGTCAGCAGCTGGCGTGGCTCTCCACGGCCATCGAGGGCGCTGGGCACTCCACCGCCTGGTGTGTTGGTGGTCAGCCGCGGCACCCTTCGCGGTGGCATCAGTACGTGAGCGACCGGCACGGCCGCACGCACGGCGGTTCATCCGCGGAGCGCCTCCGGGAAGTGCTCGTCGCCGTACCGGTGCGGGACGTCACGCGAGCATGA
- a CDS encoding PglZ domain-containing protein has product MSSSWSTLLGDVALQPGETLLYLDGSGLDSLAGPAVLTVADRWTLRRILEQTILRQRPDAAPVLVHVIIPGLCTADDLPPDARALPLLTLNLRLPTEALAEVAELPVPAVRALIGDRPLNDRLAALARELTGLAWPPPPDTALLSVVRLVEHAGPALRALLAPTCPPGLAAAVLSGPDPTEVLSALLDDWGARGGAHPHDAELRTVTEEFLGLLERRLLRTPKRVVADLPIGLRLYRPEETGLSASEKLLAELPSAATSYSDWLTVADAWARLRWSIAALPPTEGTAVLAASAWARWAELDVGWSSWLQSNYAVLLSGSVMRPASVHRVAPFLAAASVNTGSKVMLLVLDGLGIGQWLHIVKALNLRVADDRRVLACLPTITTVSRQSIFAGALPTSFPDTLERTDTEASRWNTFWRAEGLDAADIHYDRIYGHEASEWVDPPAGAVAVGLAVNAVDDLMHGASVNADHQFHAGVTTWLRSGFLERALDWARRNEMQVWVTSDHGNLPCLGMDSPIPNEGVRVTGRGQRVRTYRSELLRDATQLPGLPWTPPGFPASAGAPLFAFGRTCFRRGGVTVTHGGLSQDEVIVPLVRVEP; this is encoded by the coding sequence ATGAGCAGCAGCTGGTCGACGCTGCTCGGTGACGTAGCCTTGCAGCCGGGAGAGACTCTGCTCTACCTCGACGGGAGCGGGCTGGACTCCCTTGCGGGACCCGCCGTGCTGACTGTGGCCGACAGGTGGACACTGCGCCGCATCCTCGAGCAGACGATTCTGCGCCAGCGGCCCGACGCTGCGCCGGTGCTGGTTCATGTCATCATCCCCGGCTTGTGCACGGCAGACGATCTTCCTCCGGATGCCCGGGCGCTCCCACTGCTGACGCTAAACCTGCGGCTTCCCACTGAGGCTTTGGCCGAAGTCGCCGAGCTCCCCGTGCCGGCGGTGCGGGCGCTGATCGGCGACCGTCCGCTGAACGACCGGTTGGCTGCGCTTGCCCGCGAGCTCACGGGGTTGGCGTGGCCCCCGCCGCCGGACACCGCGCTGCTCAGCGTTGTGCGGCTCGTCGAGCACGCGGGGCCCGCGCTCCGGGCGCTTCTCGCGCCAACCTGCCCGCCCGGGCTCGCGGCCGCGGTGTTGTCCGGCCCGGACCCGACCGAGGTGTTGAGCGCGCTGCTCGACGATTGGGGTGCGAGAGGTGGCGCGCACCCGCACGATGCAGAACTGCGCACCGTGACCGAGGAGTTCCTGGGACTGCTTGAGCGGCGGCTGCTGCGGACGCCGAAGCGGGTGGTTGCCGACCTCCCGATCGGTCTCCGGCTCTACCGGCCCGAGGAGACCGGCCTGTCAGCCAGCGAAAAGCTGCTTGCGGAACTTCCGAGTGCAGCCACGTCGTACAGCGACTGGCTGACCGTGGCGGACGCATGGGCGCGGCTGCGTTGGTCGATTGCAGCGCTGCCTCCGACAGAGGGCACCGCCGTTCTTGCTGCTTCCGCCTGGGCTCGCTGGGCCGAGCTGGATGTCGGTTGGTCATCCTGGCTGCAGAGCAACTACGCGGTGCTGCTGTCCGGCTCCGTCATGCGACCGGCCAGCGTGCACCGAGTCGCTCCGTTCCTGGCGGCGGCATCCGTGAACACTGGGTCCAAGGTGATGCTGCTTGTCCTCGACGGCCTCGGCATTGGGCAGTGGCTGCACATCGTCAAGGCCCTCAACCTGCGGGTGGCAGACGACCGACGCGTGCTGGCCTGCCTGCCCACGATCACGACGGTCAGCAGGCAGTCCATCTTCGCCGGCGCCCTGCCCACGAGCTTCCCCGACACCCTCGAGCGAACCGATACTGAGGCGTCTAGGTGGAACACCTTCTGGCGAGCTGAGGGTCTGGACGCGGCCGACATCCACTACGACCGGATCTACGGCCACGAAGCGTCGGAATGGGTCGACCCGCCGGCCGGTGCGGTCGCCGTGGGCTTGGCTGTTAACGCAGTTGACGACCTAATGCACGGGGCCAGCGTCAACGCCGACCACCAGTTTCACGCCGGCGTCACCACGTGGCTTAGGTCCGGGTTTCTTGAACGTGCGCTGGACTGGGCCAGACGCAACGAGATGCAGGTGTGGGTCACGTCCGACCACGGCAATCTGCCGTGCCTCGGTATGGATTCGCCGATCCCAAACGAGGGCGTTCGGGTGACGGGCAGGGGGCAACGAGTACGCACTTACCGGTCTGAGTTGTTGCGCGACGCGACCCAGCTACCTGGGCTGCCGTGGACGCCGCCGGGGTTCCCTGCGTCGGCCGGTGCGCCTCTATTCGCGTTCGGCCGGACCTGCTTTCGTCGGGGCGGCGTCACGGTGACCCACGGCGGTCTCAGCCAGGATGAAGTCATCGTTCCGCTCGTCCGGGTCGAACCATGA
- a CDS encoding DEAD/DEAH box helicase produces MSDQNWRWWPDGRQVVQVLAEQELFGTCTVDVYAPAEGRVHTLDAADLSDLSRRAWTSSEVSTRAITLRALSQASAGEPVAAGMHVELLPHQVSILQRALRLYPVRLAICCEVGLGKTTTAGAIVSELLARGRVGRVLVVAPKGVQLQWVAEMREKFSLDFTRIGPEGVPVDSSADVWRVFPLVVTSVDAIKPLRRRAGWSPLQVDAYNALRVEGVVSAGWDLVIIDEAHHVAGSSEDVARHQLALDLADSTPNLLLLTATPHSGKSESFRRFLGLIDPAFRSGREVSANTVATIVARTDKRGAVDHAGRVLFQPRTTRLEVVPWDDHPLHRQLYDEVTDYVREGFLQARATGDSATGFLMLLFQRLVASSTAAVLAALERRRDAIGRSSAADEPTLWDELDEEQAEALLTAPTRAADAAVLDRLIELARQTLSAESDPKTVHFLRLLRQQQRAEADPAVKVLVFTQFRATQRALVKVLEAQGIRTVTVDGTLGLNERAAAQAAFRDDAQVLVSTDAGGEGVNLQFAHVIVNLDLPWAPTLLEQRIGRVDRIGQAVPVRAFNLVLADSVDQRVLEVLEAKLDLILAELGVDKRGDVLATADQLADSLFVAAILQQDSLAAAADQFQALAQAQLAESTEARAVLSDISITVPRKPKSTLPALLERLQHVAGEPATAVLHRNSAVVPGEPVPVLRDTQGGRGWLAVGRVAGGAYGSLAGAVAVFLDDRGPKDPLRGMQLLAALPDHFDGSRALPVVPLREEQHAALLRALIDYSYQQLRQVGGGQLPLNPTVRLALVVRVES; encoded by the coding sequence GTGAGCGACCAGAACTGGCGCTGGTGGCCGGACGGCCGCCAGGTCGTGCAGGTCCTCGCCGAACAGGAGTTGTTCGGCACTTGCACCGTGGACGTGTACGCGCCAGCCGAAGGTCGCGTGCACACGCTAGACGCCGCCGACCTCAGTGACTTGAGCCGGCGGGCCTGGACGAGCTCGGAAGTGTCCACGCGCGCGATCACTCTTCGGGCGCTATCTCAAGCCAGCGCCGGGGAGCCCGTCGCAGCCGGCATGCACGTCGAGTTGCTCCCCCACCAGGTCTCGATCCTGCAGCGGGCCCTTCGGCTGTACCCTGTCCGCCTTGCCATCTGCTGCGAAGTTGGTCTCGGGAAGACCACCACGGCCGGCGCCATCGTCAGCGAGCTACTCGCCCGCGGCCGCGTGGGCAGGGTGCTCGTCGTCGCGCCAAAGGGCGTTCAGCTGCAGTGGGTGGCCGAAATGCGGGAGAAGTTCTCGCTCGACTTCACTCGCATCGGTCCCGAAGGGGTACCGGTCGACAGCAGCGCCGACGTCTGGCGCGTGTTCCCGCTGGTCGTCACCAGCGTCGACGCGATCAAGCCGTTGCGACGGCGAGCAGGTTGGTCCCCGTTGCAGGTCGACGCCTACAACGCCCTGCGCGTCGAAGGCGTCGTCTCCGCAGGTTGGGACTTGGTCATCATCGATGAGGCGCACCACGTCGCCGGTTCCAGTGAGGACGTCGCCCGACACCAGCTGGCGCTCGACCTGGCTGACAGCACGCCGAACCTCCTGCTGCTCACCGCGACGCCCCACTCCGGCAAGTCCGAGAGCTTCCGCCGCTTTCTCGGGCTGATCGACCCGGCATTCCGCAGCGGACGCGAGGTCTCCGCGAACACCGTCGCGACGATCGTCGCCCGCACCGACAAGCGCGGCGCCGTCGACCATGCCGGGCGGGTGCTGTTCCAGCCGCGCACCACGCGCCTGGAAGTTGTCCCGTGGGACGACCACCCTCTGCACCGGCAGCTGTATGACGAAGTCACCGACTACGTGCGCGAAGGCTTCCTGCAGGCTCGGGCCACGGGTGACAGTGCAACCGGGTTCCTCATGCTGCTCTTCCAGCGGCTGGTGGCGAGTTCGACCGCCGCGGTGTTGGCGGCTCTGGAACGTCGACGCGACGCGATCGGCCGCAGTTCAGCTGCCGATGAGCCGACGCTGTGGGACGAGCTGGACGAGGAGCAGGCTGAGGCCTTGCTGACGGCACCGACACGCGCGGCGGACGCAGCAGTCCTGGACCGACTGATCGAGCTCGCCAGGCAGACGCTGAGCGCCGAGAGCGACCCGAAGACGGTGCACTTCCTGCGTCTGTTGCGACAGCAGCAACGGGCCGAGGCCGACCCTGCAGTAAAGGTCCTCGTCTTCACCCAGTTCCGTGCCACGCAGCGCGCGCTAGTCAAGGTCCTGGAAGCTCAAGGCATCCGCACGGTCACCGTTGACGGGACGTTGGGTCTGAACGAGCGAGCCGCCGCCCAAGCCGCTTTCCGCGACGACGCTCAGGTGCTGGTTTCTACGGACGCGGGCGGCGAAGGCGTGAACCTGCAGTTCGCGCACGTCATCGTCAACCTTGACCTCCCCTGGGCGCCCACGCTGCTCGAGCAGCGCATCGGACGCGTGGACCGCATCGGCCAAGCCGTCCCCGTCCGTGCCTTCAACCTCGTTCTTGCCGACTCGGTTGACCAGCGGGTTCTGGAAGTCTTGGAAGCCAAGCTTGACCTCATCCTCGCCGAGCTCGGTGTCGATAAGCGCGGCGACGTCCTCGCCACCGCTGACCAGTTGGCTGACTCCCTCTTCGTGGCCGCGATCTTGCAGCAAGACTCGCTCGCCGCCGCGGCCGACCAGTTCCAGGCGCTGGCACAGGCTCAGCTCGCGGAGTCGACGGAAGCACGGGCCGTTCTGTCGGACATCAGCATCACCGTCCCGCGGAAACCGAAGTCGACTCTGCCGGCGCTGCTCGAGCGCCTTCAGCACGTGGCAGGAGAACCGGCGACTGCAGTGCTCCACCGGAATAGCGCAGTTGTCCCGGGCGAACCGGTGCCGGTCCTGCGGGACACGCAAGGAGGACGCGGATGGTTGGCGGTCGGGCGGGTCGCCGGCGGCGCCTACGGCTCGCTGGCCGGCGCGGTCGCGGTCTTCCTGGACGACCGCGGCCCAAAAGACCCCTTGCGCGGGATGCAGCTATTGGCGGCGCTGCCGGACCACTTCGACGGCAGCCGGGCGCTGCCGGTCGTCCCGCTTCGTGAGGAGCAACATGCTGCGCTACTTCGCGCCCTGATCGACTACAGCTACCAGCAGTTGCGTCAAGTCGGGGGCGGGCAGTTGCCGCTCAACCCGACAGTGCGCCTGGCTCTCGTCGTGCGAGTGGAGTCATGA
- a CDS encoding DNA methyltransferase, whose product MTDQLFQTDDQTARELEGQAALDQLRMELESGNIALPPGQSIASVLAMSSPPWHTATVNPFMRDWSMAGPRGDVARDDPGPYLDDVQGSKNTLQYKAHSYPTKVPPEVIVRLLLHYTKPGDVVLDGFAGSGMTGVAAQMCATPDQSIGFEFAKHGRTAQWGARRAVLNDLAPNATFLASGVTLPVDAEAFSSASAALLKRLDDELGWMYRTTTPDGHAALIDYTVWSEVFTCPHCGGAVVFYDTAFSASTGKVRDVFPCPGCGAAVGKKSSPPLERRKVPVRLLTGEVIERVELRPVRVHYRWRMGNVTVTGNKPLDDADRAVLARVASLTAPGAPSAALPISAMVHGSRLAPKGFTAVQHLYADRALASLSRLWTWAVEEPRLDIRRALKFWVEQAFWGLSWMNRYKATDHSQVNRAQSGVYYVSSLISECSPRYNLEGTEPKRGKRSTLVKLWQSVPPNADIRITTGDASALPLEDASVDYAFVDPPFGENIPYSDLAHVIEGWHGVLTQVEREAIVDKARGKSNREYADLMTACFKEFSRVLKPGRWMTVEFSNSSNVVWAALQEALTAAGFVVADTRVLDKTQDSYRQATAVNAVKQDLMISCYKPDAATTASIAAAGGADPTVWAFVGEHLKHLPVVHDTAGVLLPVRERHSDRIYHRVVSYYVSAGLPVPMTASEFYRGLDAHYNERDDMYFRPDQVETYERKKMTFKELASVQLFVTDETSAVSWLRQQLKRKPQKHSQIQPDYLREISTSGDRPDQLPDLRELLEQNFVQDSDGAWAVPDPRKSEHLDQLRQRDLLRTFDSYASDTGPLHRFRGEAVLAGFRNAWAKSEYDTIVKVAKRLPPDYLVEMPAVLAYVRNARSRLGQ is encoded by the coding sequence ATGACCGACCAGCTGTTCCAGACAGACGACCAGACGGCGCGTGAGCTGGAGGGACAGGCCGCACTCGACCAACTCCGCATGGAGCTCGAGAGCGGCAACATCGCGCTCCCACCTGGGCAGAGCATCGCCAGTGTCCTCGCGATGTCGAGCCCGCCATGGCACACCGCGACCGTGAACCCGTTCATGCGGGATTGGTCGATGGCGGGCCCTCGTGGAGACGTGGCGCGTGATGACCCCGGGCCTTACCTCGACGACGTCCAGGGCAGCAAGAACACGCTGCAGTACAAGGCGCATTCGTACCCGACGAAGGTGCCCCCAGAGGTCATCGTCCGCCTGCTTCTGCACTACACCAAGCCCGGAGACGTCGTCCTTGACGGCTTTGCTGGCTCAGGGATGACCGGTGTTGCGGCGCAGATGTGCGCGACGCCGGACCAGTCGATCGGGTTCGAGTTCGCGAAGCACGGTCGCACGGCGCAATGGGGCGCCCGGCGTGCCGTGCTTAATGATCTCGCGCCGAACGCCACCTTCCTTGCCAGCGGTGTGACTCTGCCCGTTGACGCGGAGGCGTTCAGCAGCGCGAGTGCTGCGCTGCTCAAGCGCTTGGATGACGAGTTGGGGTGGATGTACCGAACCACCACGCCTGACGGACATGCCGCGCTGATCGACTACACCGTTTGGTCCGAGGTGTTCACATGCCCTCACTGCGGAGGCGCCGTCGTCTTCTACGACACCGCCTTCTCCGCCTCGACGGGGAAGGTTCGTGATGTGTTCCCCTGCCCTGGTTGCGGCGCGGCTGTGGGCAAGAAGTCTTCTCCGCCGCTCGAGCGCCGGAAGGTGCCCGTCCGCCTCCTGACGGGTGAGGTCATCGAGCGTGTCGAGCTTCGGCCCGTCCGGGTTCACTACCGCTGGCGGATGGGCAACGTGACGGTCACCGGGAACAAGCCGTTGGACGATGCCGATCGGGCCGTGCTCGCACGGGTGGCTTCCCTAACTGCACCGGGCGCTCCGTCCGCAGCGTTGCCCATCAGTGCCATGGTGCATGGCTCCAGGCTTGCCCCGAAGGGCTTCACCGCGGTTCAGCACCTGTACGCCGATAGAGCTCTGGCGTCGCTGTCCCGTCTCTGGACCTGGGCCGTGGAAGAGCCTCGTCTCGACATCAGGCGCGCACTCAAGTTCTGGGTGGAGCAGGCTTTCTGGGGCCTGAGCTGGATGAACCGCTACAAGGCCACCGACCACTCGCAGGTCAACCGGGCCCAGAGCGGCGTGTACTACGTCAGTTCCCTCATCTCTGAGTGCTCGCCCAGGTACAACCTTGAGGGGACCGAACCAAAGCGGGGCAAGCGGTCGACTTTGGTGAAGTTGTGGCAGTCGGTTCCCCCGAACGCGGACATCAGGATCACCACAGGTGACGCCTCAGCGCTCCCGCTCGAGGATGCCTCGGTTGACTACGCGTTTGTCGATCCGCCCTTCGGCGAGAACATCCCGTACTCCGACCTCGCGCACGTCATCGAAGGCTGGCACGGCGTCCTGACACAAGTTGAGCGGGAAGCCATCGTCGACAAGGCCAGAGGCAAGAGCAACCGCGAGTACGCAGACCTCATGACGGCGTGCTTCAAGGAGTTCTCCCGAGTCCTGAAGCCCGGACGTTGGATGACGGTGGAGTTCTCAAACAGTTCAAATGTCGTGTGGGCCGCGCTGCAGGAAGCGCTGACTGCCGCTGGCTTCGTCGTCGCTGACACCCGCGTCTTGGACAAGACACAGGACAGCTACCGACAGGCCACCGCCGTCAACGCCGTCAAGCAGGACCTCATGATCTCCTGCTACAAGCCGGACGCGGCCACCACCGCCAGCATTGCCGCTGCCGGTGGAGCAGACCCGACGGTATGGGCGTTCGTCGGCGAGCACCTCAAGCACCTGCCGGTCGTGCACGACACCGCCGGAGTGCTGCTGCCCGTGCGTGAACGGCACTCTGACCGGATCTACCACCGCGTGGTGTCGTACTACGTCAGCGCGGGCCTGCCGGTGCCGATGACGGCCAGCGAGTTCTACCGCGGTCTAGATGCGCACTACAACGAGCGCGACGACATGTACTTCCGGCCGGACCAGGTCGAGACCTACGAGCGCAAGAAGATGACCTTCAAGGAGCTCGCCAGCGTTCAGCTGTTTGTGACCGACGAGACCAGTGCGGTTTCGTGGCTGCGCCAGCAGCTCAAGCGCAAGCCGCAGAAGCATTCTCAGATCCAGCCGGACTACCTGCGTGAGATCTCGACCAGCGGTGACCGCCCCGACCAGCTCCCCGACCTCCGCGAGTTGCTGGAGCAGAACTTCGTGCAAGACAGCGACGGCGCGTGGGCAGTCCCCGACCCGCGAAAGAGTGAGCACCTTGACCAGCTTCGTCAGCGCGACCTGCTGCGCACCTTCGACAGCTACGCCAGTGACACTGGCCCGCTGCACCGCTTCCGCGGCGAGGCGGTGCTGGCCGGGTTCAGGAACGCCTGGGCGAAGTCGGAGTACGACACCATCGTCAAGGTAGCCAAGCGTCTGCCGCCGGACTACCTCGTTGAGATGCCGGCGGTGCTCGCCTACGTCCGCAACGCCCGTTCCCGCCTGGGTCAGTGA